The following coding sequences lie in one Lolium perenne isolate Kyuss_39 chromosome 2, Kyuss_2.0, whole genome shotgun sequence genomic window:
- the LOC139835638 gene encoding uncharacterized protein, which produces MATRPPVQFGFRFEAAWLRSPEYKEVLEKAWSKSYRGPMGLENTWASLHSVARSLKKWGKETFGLVKKKIGDLERQLMFLRMGPIDDASIGESRSVENKLCELFAVEETMARQRSRFEWLKEGDRNTSFFHARESARHCTNTIKALVLEDGTKCDRIHEIKSMVEDFYDNVFTSEPCDATDVVLESVRDEEIKEALFQMGPTKAPCPDGFPALFYQTHWEFFQKEICSAVRGFLNGDAMPEGLCDSFIVLTPKVLHPVHLKNFRPISLCNVLYKIASKVLANQLKIILPLIISEHQSSFVPGRLITDNSLISYECLHTIRKQHARRPYFALKIDMMKAYDRVEWSYLYGCLYKLGFAPAWISMVMRCVTEVRYAVKVNGELTQLVISTRGIRQGDPISPYLFLLQTEVSRACSKLMRQEAGCKGYEMDVKGHRSLTFSMQMIAYSLLAVMIEVSRRWMKRCSFTVMARDNGLTRISHPSSLGHIVIMVSKPRLRLSWPRSSSYTWRSIQFGKELVEQGVRWVLEMEKNTQLLMDWWIPGVNPEFLKPLVTVPEDTSVNFLIDEALRTWDVDHINTIFSEDVADLVLQILISKFGESDFASWPYTKNGQYSVRSAYNMARTGEFHKFRITGSSSNSEDEAILWKTLWAITAPGKMKFTLWRFAHDCLPFGQQLVHRHIPAVDACVFCGRHEPAAHALLFCPYAQDVWSQLKQYFMVKLRKKSFVNPKAWIFDFLSRSSKQDSIVLAVAFWHLWNARNMVRNNEHMEDPRELAEQIKAYTTMIELHLLKTVTNHRHDSNPSPPKWSPPPEGTMLINVDAALFKSLNQMR; this is translated from the exons ATGGCTACCCGTCCGCCGGTGCAGTTTGGTTTCCGCTTTGAGGCTGCTTGGCTACGATCGCCTGAATATAAGGAAGTTTTGGAGAAAGCTTGGTCTAAGAGCTACCGTGGCCCGATGGGACTAGAAAATACTTGGGCCTCCCTACATTCTGTTGCAAGATCATTGAAGAAATGGGGTAAAGAGACATTTGGTTTAGTGAAGAAGAAGATTGGTGATCTTGAACGCCAGTTGATGTTTCTCCGCATGGGTCCAATTGATGATGCCAGTATTGGTGAATCCAGGAGTGTGGAGAACAAGTTGTGCGAGCTATTTGCAGTAGAAGAAACAATGGCACGGCAGCGCTCACGATTCGAATGGCTCAAAGAGGGTGACCGCAATACTTCTTTCTTCCATGCTCGTGAGTCGGCGCGACATTGTACTAATACGATCAAGGCTCTTGTCCTTGAAGATGGGACTAAGTGTGATAGGATCCATGAGATCAAAAGTATGGTTGAGGATTTTTACGATAATGTGTTCACCTCTGAACCATGCGATGCCACTGATGTTGTCCTTGAGTCCGTGCGTG ATGAGGAGATCAAGGAGGCACTATTTCAAATGGGGCCAACCAAGGCCCCATGCCCAGATGGTTTTCCTGCACTCTTCTATCAAACACACTGGGAGTTTTTTCAGAAGGAGATATGTTCGGCAGTCAGGGGTTTTCTGAATGGAGATGCTATGCCTGAAGGGTTGTGTGACTCATTCATAGTCCTCACCCCCAAGGTGCTACACCCTGTTCACCTGAAGAATTTTCGGCCGATCAGTTTGTGCAACGTGCTGTACAAAATTGCCTCGAAGGTTCTTGCTAACCAATTAAAGATCATCCTTCCCCTAATTATCTCTGAACATCAAAGTTCTTTTGTGCCCGGGAGGTTGATCACCGACAATTCCTTAATTTCTTATGAGTGTCTTCATACTATTAGAAAGCAACATGCCAGGAGGCCCTATTTTGCTCTCAAGATTGACATGATGAAAGCGTATGACCGGGTTGAGTGGAGTTACTTGTATGGATGCCTCTACAAGTTAGGCTTCGCCCCTGCCTGGATCAGCATGGTCATGAGATGTGTCACGGAGGTGCGATATGCGGTGAAGGTTAATGGTGAATTGACCCAGCTGGTTATATCCACAAGGGGTATCAGACAAGGAGACCCAATAAGCCCGTATTTGTTCTTGCTTCAAACAGAGGTCTCTCGTGCCTGCTCCAAGCTAATGAGGCAGGAGGCCGGCTGCAAGGGATATGAAATGGACGTCAAGGGTCACCGATCTCTCACCTTCTCTATGCAGATGATAGCATATTCTTTGCTCGCAGTGATGATCGAAGTGTCAAGGCGTTGGATGAAACGCTGCAGCTTTACTGTGATGGCTCGGGACAACGGATTAACAAGGATAAGTCATCCATCTTCTTTGGGTCACATTGTGATAATGGTATCAAAGCCGCGGTTAAGGCTTAGTTGG CCAAGATCATCCTCGTACACATGGAGAAGTATTCAATTTGGGAAGGAGCTAGTGGAGCAAGGTGTGCGCTGGGTATTGGAGATGGAAAAAAATACACAGCTGCTCATGGATTGGTGGATTCCCGGAGTTAATCCAGAGTTTCTTAAACCTCTTGTTACGGTCCCTGAGGATACATCGGTGAATTTTCTTATTGATGAAGCATTGAGGACTTGGGATGTTGATCATATCAACACCATTTTTTCAGAGGATGTCGCGGATCTTGTGCTCCAGATTCTGATCAGTAAGTTTGGTGAATCTGATTTCGCCTCTTGGCCATACACTAAAAATGGTCAGTACTCTGTccggtcggcgtacaacatggctAGAACGGGAGAGTTTCACAAGTTCAGGATCACTGGCAGCTCATCGAATTCGGAGGATGAAGCTATACTCTGGAAGACGCTTTGGGCGATCACGGCACCGGGTAAGATGAAGTTCACGCTCTGGCGCTTCGCCCACGATTGCCTCCCCTTTGGACAACAACTTGTACACCGTCACATTCCAGCTGTTGACGCGTGTGTCTTCTGTGGTCGTCACGAGCCGGCGGCGCACGCTCTGCTCTTCTGTCCATATGCGCAAGATGTCTGGTCCCAGCTAAAACAATACTTTATGGTTAAGCTGCGTAAGAAGAGCTTCGTTAATCCGAAGGCATGGATCTTTGATTTTCTGTCAAGATCCTCGAAGCAGGATTCTATAGTGTTGGCAGTGGCTTTCTGGCATCTCTGGAATGCAAGGAACATGGTCAGGAACAATGAACATATGGAAGACCCCCGCGAACTGGCCGAGCAGATTAAGGCATATACTACCATGATCGAACTGCATCTCCTCAAAACTGTTACTAACCACAGGCATGACTCTAACCCGTCTCCACCAAAATGGAGTCCACCGCCGGAAGGTACAATGCTAATTAATGTTGATGCAGCTTTGTTCAAATCCCTTAACCAAATGAGGTGA
- the LOC127323443 gene encoding uncharacterized protein — MEAEGVGADEGSGVALVFPENSSPEVKSDDARPISGVLAGASEAGMDGLSLGGDIGAGSGNTEDLEMEDFKPAAEAVASKPEDEADALLRGDFGAGNGKMGDEGAHTLEVFVGEEKDQFPCNGNEAGAATLKVPGGVVFPDSCSHEVKPDEAHAISGVRVGASEAGMDPLGGDMGAGNGNAEDLKVENFKPDAEAATGTPADEAGIDALLPGDFGARNGKMEEDGAHTLEVSAVEMDQDPCNGNEAGAATRKVPGGVVSSIVKDDVGMETLGAQGPSPSLRADMSSIDTISDPESHTGRLFCNKKEEQIESEVTALQKAEDELLRIKEELDCKQNQQLKREQDQRLKEEEWKLLQCKEEKALKEIEARTLRQIQLVQQMEMTVSRKVEELAQTEEKLDRKYKQLNKNEDDHRLKEKEWKMVQCQEDQALKEKGIELFERENELSLRQKRLLQFEKDLSTAANDLAVEDRELKRMQERLNKKLSETLQFHQSNLAQKETELNNREKELGVNSHKVQTTYYAAKLGRAIGMKNLRTLIGRDEGSDLILPLVEPKDEEDWNRRHILYDAIFMMFLPFVFCLQGVFASMPNPPSGLVQTIIFYVCGAIWMLSCLGGLLGIFSKWPGVQMASTLMGRILFLAFCIMQVGALWFLAPPSKGSIIAAGILCGCVIVTHIGCWVQDLIENRES, encoded by the exons ATGGAAGCGGAGGGCGTCGGCGCCGACGAGGGTTCCGGCGTGGCTCTCGTCTTCCCCGAGAACTCTTCTCCCGAGGTCAAGTCCGATGACGCGCGCCCCATCAGCGGCGTGCTGGCGGGAGCAAGCGAAGCTGGTATGGACGGGCTCAGCCTCGGCGGCGACATCGGCGCAGGCTCCGGGAATACGGAGGACCTCGAGATGGAGGACTTCAAGCCCGCCGCAGAGGCCGTCGCTAGCAAGCCGGAGGATGAAGCCGACGCACTCCTCCGTGGCGACTTCGGCGCCGGCAACGGCAAGATGGGCGACGAAGGCGCGCACACGCTCGAGGTTTTCGTTGGCGAGGAGAAGGACCAGTTCCCCTGCAACGGGAACGAAGCCGGCGCCGCGACCCTCAAGGTACCAGGCGGGGTCGTCTTCCCCGACAGTTGTTCTCACGAGGTCAAGCCCGACGAGGCGCACGCCATCAGCGGCGTGCGGGTGGGCGCAAGCGAAGCTGGCATGGACCCGCTCGGTGGAGACATGGGCGCAGGCAACGGAAACGCGGAGGACCTCAAGGTTGAGAACTTCAAGCCCGACGCGGAGGCCGCCACGGGCACGCCAGCGGATGAAGCCGGTATCGACGCACTCCTccccggcgacttcggcgcccgcaACGGCAAGATGGAGGAGGATGGCGCGCACACGCTCGAGGTTTCTGCTGTCGAGATGGACCAGGACCCCTGCAATGGGAACGAAGCCGGCGCCGCGACGCGCAAGGTTCCCGGCGGGGTCGTCTCCAGCATAGTCAAGGACGACGTCGGCATGGAAACTCTCGGTGCCCAGGGACCCAGTCCATCTCTCCGCGCCGACATGTCGTCGATCGATACTATCTCCGATCCCGAGAGCCACACAGGAAGATTGTTCTGTAACAAGAAAGAAGAACAGATTGAGTCCGAGGTGACAGCACTGCAGAAAGCAGAGGATGAACTGCTGCGAATTAAGGAGGAATTGGATTGCAAACAAAATCAACAGCTCAAGAGGGAGCAGGACCAGAGACTCAAAGAAGAAGAATGGAAGCTGTTGCAATGTAAGGAGGAGAAAGCACTGAAAGAGATAGAGGCCAGGACACTACGGCAGATTCAGCTTGTGCAGCAAATGGAGATGACAGTCAGCAGAAAAGTAGAAGAGCTAGCACAAACTGAGGAGAAATTGGATCGCAAATATAAGCAACTGAACAAGAACGAAGATGATCACAGACTGAAAGAAAAAGAATGGAAGATGGTGCAATGTCAAGAGGACCAGGCACTGAAAGAGAAAGGGATAGAGCTGTTCGAGAGGGAGAATGAGCTATCGTTGAGGCAGAAAAGGCTGCTgcagttcgagaaggatttgagcacAGCAGCGAATGACCTTGCAGTAGAAGATAGGGAGCTTAAGAGGATGCAGGAAAGGCTAAACAAAAAACTGAGCGAGACACTGCAGTTTCATCAGTCTAACCTTGCACAGAAAGAGACCGAGCTGAATAACAGGGAAAAGGAGCTGGGTGTGAATAGCCACAAAGTTCAAACCACCTATTATGCTGCTAAATTGGGCCGTGCCATTGGGATGAAAAATTTACGAACACTGATTGGAAGAGACGAAGGCAGCGATCTCATTCTCCCTTTGGTTGAACCAAAAGATGAG GAAGACTGGAACAGGAGGCATATCTTGTATGACGCCATTTTCATGATGTTCTTACCTTTCGTTTTCTGCTTGCAAGGGGTGTTTGCTAGCATGCCTAACCCTCCCTCCGGCCTAGTTCAGACTATCATCTTCTATGTCTGTGGGGCCATCTGGATGCTTTCATGTCTAGGCGGGCTTCTTGGCATATTTAGCAAATGGCCAGGGGTTCAGATGGCATCCACACTCATGGGTCGAATTCTGTTCCTTGCATTTTGCATTATGCAGGTTGGGGCCTTATGGTTTTTGGCACCACCAAGCAAAGGGTCGATAATTGCTGCTGGAATTTTGTGCGGCTGTGTTATAGTAACACATATTGGTTGCTGGGTCCAG GATTTAATTGAAAACCGCGAAAGCTGA